In a single window of the Palaemon carinicauda isolate YSFRI2023 chromosome 10, ASM3689809v2, whole genome shotgun sequence genome:
- the LOC137648051 gene encoding uncharacterized protein: protein MGVQEELIALKRKRAISKGKFTRKVTMCNEGINRGDDLLVLTKNYEEMVEAFKCLEYQNDELIHFICENEDKLADSNLEEEAQQYILDSERLKCEVSAKIFKGVQGVKATDKSKVKVKKFEPPMFEGNLRNYPTFKEDYENLVKSIYGTDPYALKMCLGGEALQAVKGSEGNYDEMIQRLDDKFGNPRKIVDLVVGELRSLKKIYDNDTKGFIKMVDQVEQCWLDLKKVNLSDELNSANVVSHIEKVLPSLQKREWVIKADEVSVTSNLFPELLKFLQKERKILEYMNSNVRSSGSDNKATVHHVDSTVENERN, encoded by the coding sequence ATGGGTGTGCAAGAGGAACTCAtcgccctgaagaggaagagggcaATCAGCAAAGGGAAGTTCACCAGGAAGGTAACTATGTGCAATGAAGGAATCAATCGAGGTGATGATTTATTAGTGTTAACGAAGAACTATGAGGaaatggttgaagcctttaaatgcTTAGAGTATCAAAATGATGAATTGATACATTTTATATGTGAAAACGAGGATAAGCTAGCCGATAGTAATTTAGAAGAAGAAGCCCAACAATATATTCTAGATAGTGaaagattaaaatgtgaagtaagtgcaaaaatatTCAAAGGTGTCCAGGGTGTAAAGGCAACAGATAAATCGAAGGTTAAAGTAAAGAAATTTGAACCACCAATGTTCGAAGGTAATTTAAGAAACTATCCAACTTTTAAGGAAGATTATGAGAATTTAGTTAAGAGTATATATGGCACTGATCCATATGCTCTCAAAATGTGTCTAGGCGGAGAAGCACTTCAAGCAGTGAAGGGCTCAGAGGGTAATTATGATGAAATGATTCAACGTTTGGATGATAAATTTGGGAATCCCAGAAAGATTGTAGACTTAGTGGTTGGTGAGCTTAGATCTCTAAAGAAAATTTACGATAATGATACCAAAGGATTTATTAAAATGGTCGATCAGGTTGAGCAATGTTGGCttgatttaaaaaaggtaaatctcTCTGATGAACTTAATAGTGCAAACGTTGTCAGCCATATAGAAAAGGTTTTACCTTCACTTCAAAAGAGAGAATGGGTAATTAAAGCAGATGAGGTATCAGTAACTAGCAATCTGTTTCCAGAGTTGTTGAAGTTCTTAcagaaggagagaaaaattttggaATATATGAATTCCAATGTTAGGAGTAGCGGTAGTGATAATAAGGCAACAGTCCATCATGTTGACAGCACAGTTGAGAATGAACGGAATTGA